The genome window tttgccctgcctgctctgtgtccctccctcctctcaCACCAACCTGGAGCTCTTGCTCTGCCTCCAGGTTGTCCCTTTCCCTTCAGACTGTGGAGTGGAAATGTGTGGAAGCTTCCAGAGCCCTGCTCTGAGGGAGCCACCACCTCGGTGAGCCCTGTGGGGGCTTGGCAGagggagaaactgaggcacagagcagctggggtcCTGTGGAAGTTTCTGGAGAAGGCCATGGGTTCTGTGACTCCCTGATGGGTAGATGGCTGAGGGAACAGGGAGCCAGAatattccatctccaagtctgGAGCTTTAAAGGGGCACTGaccagagcagggcagtgatgcTGGAGTGGAAGTTTCTAATTCCAAGGGCTCAGCTCACTCCCTCTGTGCTTTAGGAATGTGGTACTCACATATTTGACTGCCTTTATTTGCACATCAGCTTATCCCAGCAATTACCACCTCCAGGTGCTCCCAGATCTGCAGGTTTAGGCTGAGCTAGCTGGAAAAAGTGAGGGATTTTTCTGGCAAAAGGCTCTGAACGTGAGCAAATGGTTCAGCTGGAATTACTCAGGCAGATGTAGGTTCAGTGTCCTCGTGCCAGCAGTTCCTGGACACGTTGCAAACAGCACCAAACCCTGCCAAGGGCCGTTCATCTTcccctggatgtgctgggaagGGTGGGATCAACTCCAGAGGGGCCACAGTGGGCTCCTGCAGGAGGTTCCAATGAAATCTCTGTTGCCTCTTCTTCCCAAACCAGGAGCTGGCTCTCAAGTCCTTGGGGAATGAGGGGctgttcctcttctcctccctgGACACCAACAAGGACCTGTACCTGAGCCCAGAGGAGTTCAAACCCATTGCTGAGAAGCTCACAGGTGGGTTCCTGTCTGattccctgcacacagccaaaCATCATGAACCCCACAGCTTGAACTCACTGAATGTTTTATTCACTTTATTGTTTTCTGGGTCTTATTTACACGAAGAGAGGCTGTGAAGCTTTCCATGTTGTTGGAAAGGCTTAAACAGCAGACATCACTGTGACAAAGTGCAGTTTTTACAAGGTGGAGGATCCCACTGCTGGACTAGCAAAGTACATAAGTGACTTTGTGTGGAGCTtaagggggatttgggatgggtgAATGGCACAAATGCAGCTCAGGCCAGGCCAGAGGCACCAGAGAGGGCTCCAttcagctggggcagctctcctggctggcagctgggggagatcatctctgcaggctgtgtcagcacagagcaagtGGCTCTGCTGGTGCCAGCCAGGGAGAGTGTGGGCATGACaaaggacatggggacacagacagggattgctctgctctcctggacTGGCTCCAGCAcgggctgggatggggctgtgagtGTGCCTGGGCTTTGCAGCCAGGGAAacagggaatcatggaatggtttgggctgggagggacctcaaagcccctccagtgccacccctgccagggcagggacacctcccactgccccaggctgctccaagctccatccagcctggccctgggcactgccagggatccacagctgctctgggcacctgtgggaaCAATTCCtccccaatatccaacctaaacccaTCCCCTTCCACTTAAAGCCATTGAGTTCATCCCCTTCCCTTCAGtttgtgcagccagagctgggtCTGAGTtctgctctgtgggatcagctgAGAGACCCCCAGTGCTCCTGGATTTGCAGGATAAACGTGTGATCACTTCACAATTACATaaaaggggagggaggggaagctGCTGCCTGAGTTCCTGTCCTTGTGCCCAGGGGTTGCTCCAGTGTCAGAGTCTGAAGAGGAGGAGACGCCAGATCCAGATGGGGAGACTCTGTCCGTCGTGGCCAAGTTCCAGCCCCTGCTCATGGAAACAATGACGAAGAGCAAGGATGGCTTCTTGGGAGTAGGTGTCCTGCAGGGCCCAGACTGTGGGATAAACAATCTGGGGGCTGGGAACAGCACCAGGAatgtgctgggaggggacagggtcCTTGCTGTGACAGGGACCCCCTCAGCATTGCAGGCTTTCAGCAcactcagctgtgccctgccccagtTGGAGCACCCTCCCTTCctggggagctgggagcaggagcagagctgcctctgctcaTGGCATGTTCCCTCTGCTCTGTTACTCACATTCTTGGAGGCTGACAGAATGTTTGGTGGGGTAAGAAGAATTTGGGATGTGATgcattttcccccccttttccaAAGCCTCCCTGCATCCATGACATCACTGCACGCTGGGacactcctgtgggctctgacAGCATCTTCTGTTCCCAGATTTCCCACGTGGCTCTGTCTGGGCTCAGGAACtggacagccccagcagcccccatGAGTGTCCTGCTTGCCAGGCAGTTCAAAGCCTTCCTCCCTCCAAAGGACAACCTGGATCTTGGGGAGCCCTGGTGGATCATTCCCAGTGAGCTGAACATCTTCACTGGGTATCTGTCCAACAACAGGTTTTACCCTCCACCTCCCAAGGGCAAAGAGGTGAGATATGACACTCAGGTTTTATATGTGTATCCCTATTTTCTAGGGAAGCGGGAATTCTGCAGTGTATAGCCAGGAGCACCTAAACTGGGGGCAAAACTGAGAGCAGGCagaagctctgtgtgtgtctgtgacGAGTAACTTCATCTTGTTTGTTAATTGTGTGGGACTGGAGGATAGTTACCCCAGAAGGGATTATTCAGAAAGGCCCTGGGATCATTCCTGGTGGAACCCTTAGGTGCCAGGTGGGacctgtgtgtgcccagcaggTAAAGCCTGGCTGTGCATCCCCTCCCCTGGCTGCATCCCACCCCTTCAAGGCTGAAGCATTGGCACAGGCAGCCTTGCACTTCAGTTTGCTGTTGTGCCTGGGCTGATGGAAGGCTGCAGCCCATGGCAATGGCACACAGACATGGAAGATGGATTTCTTTGTGACAGCAGTGCCTTGCTTTGTCTCCTTGCTGTGTAATTAGGTCGGTCTCTGAGCTGGCTGTTAAATCAGAGCCATTCTCTGACCTTCCTGCTCAGGTGGGGGCTGCTTTGGAGCTGTGTGGAGGAGCAGTTCTCCCTGCTGTCCTCAGCCCTCCTGCCGTGTGAGGAGCAGTTCtcatgctgctcctgccctccctcagGTGCTCATCCACAGGCTGCTGAGCATGTTCCACCCGCGCCCCTTCGTCAGGACGCGCTTCGCCCCGCAGGGAGCCGTGGCCTGCCTccaggccagcagcagcttctaCTACAGCGTGGCATTCCGGTGAGCCcggggggctgggggcacccccggggcatggggacacccccagcctgtgccctggcacagcaggcatGGCACTGCAGCGGGTTCCCACGGGACACTGGgtggtggggctgggagggaggtgCAAGCCAAGGGTCCcctgtgctgccagtgtcaccaTGTCCTCATGCAAGCCAAGGGTCCcctgtgctgccagtgtcaccaTGTCCTCATGCAGCCCAAAGGTCCcctgtgctgccagtgtcaccGTGCCCTCATGCCAACCCAAAGGTCCcctgtgctgccagtgtcactgcGCCCTCATGCCAACCCAAAGGTCAcctgtgctgccagtgtcaccGTGCCCTCATGCAGCCAAGGGTCAcctgtgctgccagtgtcactgtGCCCTCATGCCAACCCAAAGGTCCcctgtgctgccagtgtcaccGTGCCCTCATGCCAACCCAAAGGTCCcctgtgctgccagtgtcaccGTGTCCTCATGCCAACCCAAAGGTCCcctgtgctgccagtgtcaccaTGCCCTCATGCCAACCCAAAGGTCAcctgtgctgccagtgtcaccaTGCCCTCATGCAAGCCAAGGGTCCcctgtgctgccagtgtcaccGTGCCCTCATGCAACCCAAAGGTCAcctgtgctgccagtgtcaccGTGCCCTCATGCAAGCCAAGAGTCAcctgtgctgccagtgtcaccGTGCCCTCATGCAAGCCAAAGGtcaccagtgctgccagtgtcaccGTGCCCTCATGCAGCCCAAAGGTCCcctgtgctgccagtgtcaccGTGCCCTCATGCAACCCAAAGGTCAcctgtgctgccagtgtcaccaTGCCCTCATGCCAACCCAAAGGTCCcctgtgctgccagtgtcaccGTGCCCTCATGCAACCCAAAGGTCAcctgtgctgccagtgtcaccGTGCCCTCATGCCAACCCAAAGGTCAcctgtgctgccagtgtcaccaTGCCTTCATGCAACCCAAAGGTCAcctgtgctgccagtgtcaccGTGCCCTCATGCCAACCCAAGGGTCAcctgtgctgccagtgtcaccGTGCCCTCATGCCAACCCAAGGGTCCcctgtgctgccagtgtcactgtGTCCTCATGCAAGCCAAGAGTCAcctgtgctgccagtgtcaccGTGCCCACATGCAACCCAAAGGTCAcctgtgctgccagtgtcaccGTGTCCTCATGCAGGGCATCACCCCTGGCTGAAAGGGGAGAATCTGGCTAGCGAGAATTCTGTTAGATTTAGGTTTGTCAGAGTGTCTTTCCAAGGGGGAGAGTCCACAGAATTGTTGCTCACAGCTTTGATGTGTCTGAGCAAGCTAAAGGGGCCTTGTTCTGTCCCTGTGTTTCAAGGAATGATAAATTACTTCAtcctccctggctgcccagtTCCAGAAGGCATGGATACAGGAGGTGCTCCTGACCCAGGGCATCTGTTCCAGTCTCACCCTCCTCACTGTGTGACATGAAAAGCTGTTTAAGCTCCATCTCTCCTGCCCAGTTGAGGTTCATAGTTTCAGGTGCCTGGAGACAgcttttccctgctgtccctgcagtgcagggTCCCAGCTGATGgctcctctctccctgcaggATCCACGCCGAATTCCAGCTGAACGAGCCACCAAACTTCCCCTTCTGGTTCTCCCCGGGGCAGTTCACAGGTTACATTGTCCTGTCCAAGGACTCCTCCCACGTCAGGGACTTCAGGCTCTTTGTTCCCAACAACAGGTACGGCTGTTTCCCTCTCATTTCTGGGAAAATCTGAGAGATCTGAGCTCTGCAGTTGCTTTAAATGCATTTCTGCACCATTGGGGATCCCTGATGTATCCAGGGCCTGATTCACACCCAGTAACTGTCCCttggtgcagggctggcagtccCAGTGGAGTTCAGCAaggcctgctgctcctcctccaacACATTATTTTGCTTAGAGTCTCACAGGTTAAGGCTTTGTGTGCAGCAGCTCGTTCCTGCTCTCTGGCAAGAAGCTGGAATTGTTTCAGGGGGAAGGAGCTTCAAATCTCTTTGCCCATGACAAGAGTGAAAATTCTATTACAACGTTACCCTGGCGACTCAACCCCAGTGGCTCTGTCAGCACATTTCTTACAGCCAGCAGCcactctgggctctgccagcagccttTTGCTTCCagaaaaacacttttaaaagTTCAGCAGGATCAGAATGTGCGAGCGAAGTGCTGGGAAGGATGAGGGAGCAAAGACATCTCTCTTTCCTGTCATTTGACAGAGCTCAGAGGTGTTGAGTGTGATTTCCAGAGTGCTGAGTGGGTGCCTGGGCCCTGGGCCAGCAGGATTGGTgttcctgggctgctgcagggagcacagagatctccagaggctctgggtctggtgctggccctgcaggaggatgttCCCTTAGTTTGGGGGTTCCCAGACTCAGAGCCCTGGGTCACTCCTGGGCTCCAGTTTGGGGTTCCCTTGCATAGTTTGGGGTTCCcttgcacagctgcagccctgggtcaCTCCTGGgttccctgcaggaggatgTTTCCATAGTTTGGGGTTCCCTTGCACAGTTTGGGGTTCCCCTGCATAGTTTTGGCCCTGAGTGACTCCTGGGCTCCAGTTTGGGGGTTCCCTTGCACAGTTTGGGGGTTCCCTTGTACAGTTTGGGGGTTCCCTTGCACAGTTTGGGGTTCCCTTGCACAGTTTGGGgttcccttgcccagctgcagccctgggtcaCTCCTGGGCTCCAGTTTGGGGGTTGCCTTGCACAGTTTGGGGTTCCcttgcacagctgcagccctgggtcaCTCCTGGGCTCCAGTTTGGGGGTTGCCTTGCACAGTTTGGGGTTCCcttgcacagctgcagccctgggtcaCTCCTGCGCTCCAGTCTGGGGTTCCCTTGCACAGTTTGGGGTTCCCTTGCACAGTTTGGGgttcccttgcccagctgcagccctgctgttcccctgcaggtccctgaaCGTGGACATGGAGTGGCTCTACGGGGCAAGCGAGAGCAGCAACATGGAGGTGGACATTGGATACCTGCCCCAGGTCAGTGCCCTGTCCTGTGCCCCAcacctgggcagctcctcagggctttGTGCTGCCACAAACCTCTGGAACCTCTGTACCCCATTCCttggagctctccctggatctttTCAGTACAGCAGTGCAATTTCCATTtgtctctgtctgtcctctgCAGCCCCACTGGCAGCTcttctgattttcctttttccctcagTGTGCGTTGAATCTTAAGCTTTTGGagacttttcccttttttaaaacATTGCCTGACAGGCAGGAGGGAAGATGAGGAGCTGAACCCGGGCCCTGAGCAGGGTATGAACAACTGTGGGTCTGGATTTAGAAAGTGCACGAGCTTGTTCCCCTTTTTTGTGGTAATCCCAGCTCTTGGGACAGGAAACATAAGGCAGAATTCTGAATGCCTGAATTCACCAGGCCCACGTTCTCCTAAACTAGAGCTGTGATTATTTTTAATTGGCAGAACTCAGATTTAGCAGAATCATTCCAGCTGTAGCAGAGCCACAGGGAAGCTCctgggcagcttttcctgctgctccctctcgTGGcttcccagggctgagctggtggCAGAGCAAGGGCTGCCAGTGAGCCCTGCAGATCCTGGTGGCTGAAAGCATCTGgtgtcccacagccctgggaaggTGGGAACGTGGACTCTGTGCATTCCCAACCCAGAGAGTGCAGCCACACTGAGGGAAATGAGGTGTTTCACTGGCACAGTGCAGCTCCAGGAGATGGGAGATCAGGCTGTGCCTTCCTGAGGAGCTGCACGGTGTTATTTAGGATCTGTGCCCTgtcctggagcaccaggagagggctgggagcagctccaagCCAGGCTGTTCCCTGCAGATGGAGCTGGAGGCCACAGGGCCCTCGGTGCCCTCCGTGATCCACGATGAGGACGGGAAGGTCCTGGCCAGCAGGGACCCCTCGGGGGAGC of Zonotrichia albicollis isolate bZonAlb1 chromosome 20, bZonAlb1.hap1, whole genome shotgun sequence contains these proteins:
- the SELENON gene encoding selenoprotein N, coding for MAAPRRGPGAMAGPGPGAAPPRLALALALLAALLAAKYYRDAEAARQQELALKSLGNEGLFLFSSLDTNKDLYLSPEEFKPIAEKLTGVAPVSESEEEETPDPDGETLSVVAKFQPLLMETMTKSKDGFLGISHVALSGLRNWTAPAAPMSVLLARQFKAFLPPKDNLDLGEPWWIIPSELNIFTGYLSNNRFYPPPPKGKEVLIHRLLSMFHPRPFVRTRFAPQGAVACLQASSSFYYSVAFRIHAEFQLNEPPNFPFWFSPGQFTGYIVLSKDSSHVRDFRLFVPNNRSLNVDMEWLYGASESSNMEVDIGYLPQMELEATGPSVPSVIHDEDGKVLASRDPSGEPIQFVFEEITWQQQIPWQEAAHRLEVAMYPFKKVSYLPFTEAFERARAEKKLVHSILLWGALDDQSCUGSGRTLRETVLESSPILALLNESFISSWSLVKELEELQSNRENELHSKLAKLHLEKYNFPVEMMICLPNGTVVHHINANYFLDITSMKPEDVESSIFSFSTNFEDPSTATYLQFLKEGLHRAKPYLQP